A window of the Hordeum vulgare subsp. vulgare chromosome 5H, MorexV3_pseudomolecules_assembly, whole genome shotgun sequence genome harbors these coding sequences:
- the LOC123396398 gene encoding uncharacterized protein LOC123396398 isoform X2, whose amino-acid sequence MEDPDDGENLDLWDLFNHYDELYFRGALDAAAFAVEWAYPRTKNITCFGSCSFGDLRKITLYEPILQYRTNADLKNALLHLMIHAIIFVKHGMKRLSHGPVFRDWMDAINTCTTEDYMRPPGGYCITTTHDFSEEKSCNIQGIQWKCELCGVTLLRATRMAPPSDSSCCIENVSEHVTCGNMLCQWHNHKMGCGGTYVVTKPPGQRMVPKGTQLLLLTGPTEMTKSQGAVQQSDSDSDEMQKTIVLCAAPRSRRRLKPKQEFVAWDNIELLPTVSRSNVKSVGCSSSKKAEDVLLSKLKWKQTSVTSLGSCENAKSSGSNTSRKAGKLKLEQEDVKSSAPLKKLKLVQDLAASEKYGAFSLGSCNAKPPGSSTSRNAGCNAKPPGSSTSRNAGKWRNSEGVEKSIVPRPTAFPQKTKLVTFEKRGAAKLSKTITPDKVGKLHTSDVIENSSVLPSTPPKKLKLGKDFVALEKHGVATSGSITTDKVSKLHKPEGIQKACGLPAAPLAKLKPDLVASEKNVDCGNAKVPDNISSKMAHKEHEHGGSQKHISLHVAPQTTLKQPDETSSRLKARKQHKPEDFPKVSVKPAVPQSKLKQSNRAALERQTTRSKTKSSARKKEYVCFSLWQNFYESECSSGSAESLVNKRSVRRKRQRQRTVQITYSRSRKRSASEVSSELAKPPSQHLEVIVIDDEVMTEDPRGEWKPPAPCMDGGTVKPTDKVMTEAPRGQSKPPTPSKDLAAAAPPADQVMAEAPRGQSKPPAPPKDVPAVPTADQMMTDAPRGLSKQPAPSMDIAAFSPADQVTTQAPRGDDPSPC is encoded by the exons atggaggatCCGGACGACGGCGAGAACCTGGACTTGTGGGACCTCTTCAACCACTACGACGAGCTCTACTTCCGCGGCGCGCTCGACGCCGCCGCCTTCGCCGTCGAGTGGGCCTACCCGCGCACCAAGAACATCAC TTGCTTCGGATCCTGTTCCTTTGGAGACCTGCGCAAAATAACACTCTATGAGCCCATCCTGCAATATCGCACAAATGCTGATCTGAAGAACGCCCTGCTGCATCTGATGATTCATGCAATCATATTTGTAAAGCATGGTATGAAGAGACTCAG CCATGGTCCTGTTTTCCGTGATTGGATGGATGCCATCAACACTTGCACCACTGAGGATTACATG AGACCACCAGGTGGCTATTGTATCACCACTACCCATGATTTCAGTGAGGAAAAATCCTGCAACATCCAGGGCATTCAGTGGAAG TGTGAATTGTGTGGCGTTACACTTCTGAGGGCAACGAGGATGGCACCTCCATCTGATTCCTCCTGCTGTATCGAGAATGTTAGCGAACATGTAACCTGTGGCAACATGCTTTGCCAGTGGCACAA CCACAAGATGGGTTGTGGTGGTACATATGTGGTAACGAAACCACCAGGTCAAAGGATGGTTCCAAAAG GTACACAGTTGCTTCTTCTGACTGGACCAACTGAAATGACCAAGTCACAAGGTGCTGTACAACAATCAGATTCAGATTCCGATGAAATGCAGAAAACAATTGTTTTGTGTGCTGCCCCTCGGAGTCGGAGAAGATTGAAGCCGAAGCAAGAGTTTGTTGCATGGGACAATATTGAACTTTTACCTACAGTGAGTCGCAGTAATGTAAAATCAGTGGGTTGTAGCTCCTCAAAGAAGGCAGAGGATGTCCTTCTGAGCAAACTGAAGTGGAAGCAAACATCTGTTACATCTCTAGGGAGTTGCGAGAATGCGAAATCGTCGGGAAGTAACACCTCCAGGAAGGCGGGAAAGTTGAAGCTAGAGCAGGAAGATGTTAAGTCTTCTGCACCCTTGAAAAAATTGAAGCTAGTGCAGGACTTGGCTGCATCGGAGAAATATGGAGCTTTTTCTCTAGGGAGTTGCAATGCAAAACCACCAGGAAGCAGCACATCCAGGAATGCAGGTTGCAATGCAAAACCACCAGGAAGCAGCACATCCAGGAATGCAGGCAAGTGGCGCAACTCCgagggtgttgagaaatccattgTACCGCGGCCTACTGCATTCCCCCAAAAAACGAAGCTTGTTACATTCGAGAAACGTGGGGCTGCAAAACTATCAAAAACTATCACCCCAGACAAAGTAGGCAAGCTGCATACGTCGGATGTCATTGAGAACTCCAGTGTCCTGCCTTCCACGCCCCCCAAGAAACTGAAGCTAGGGAAAGACTTTGTAGCATTGGAGAAACATGGGGTGGCAACATCAGGAAGTATCACCACAGACAAAGTAAGCAAGCTGCATAAGCCTGAAGGCATTCAGAAAGCATGTGGTCTACCTGCTGCACCTCTCGCAAAATTGAAGCCAGACTTGGTTGCATCGGAGAAGAATGTGGATTGTGGCAATGCAAAGGTACCGGACAATATCTCCTCAAAGATGGCACACAAGGAACATGAGCATGGAGGGAGTCAGAAACACATTTCTCTGCATGTTGCCCCTCAAACTACGCTCAAGCAACCGGACGAGACCAGCTCCAGATTGAAGGCAAGAAAGCAGCATAAGCCTGAAGACTTTCCCAAAGTAAGTGTTAAGCCTGCTGTCCCTCAGAGTAAGCTGAAGCAATCAAATCGTGCCGCATTGGAGAGGCAAACGACAAGGAGCAAAACTAAGAgctctgctaggaaaaaggagtaTGTTTGTTTTAGTCTTTGGCAGAACTTCTATGAGTCAGAATGCTCGAGTGGATCGGCCGAATCACTTGTGAACAAAAGAAGTGTGCGAAGAAAAAGACAGAGGCAACGCACAGTTCAGATAACATATTCACGGTCAAGGAAGCGAAGTGCCAGTGAAGTTTCATCTGAACTAGCGAAACCACCATCTCAACACTTGGAGGTCATTGTTATCGATGACGAGGTGATGACTGAAGACCCTAGAGGTGAGTGGAAGCCACCAGCTCCATGCATGGATGGTGGTACTGTCAAGCCCACTGATAAGGTGATGACTGAAGCCCCTAGAGGTCAGTCTAAGCCACCAACTCCATCCAAGGACCTTGCTGCTGCTGCCCCTCCCGCTGATCAGGTGATGGCTGAAGCACCTAGAGGTCAGTCCAAGCCACCAGCTCCACCCAAGGACGTGCCTGCTGTCCCTACTGCTGATCAGATGATGACTGATGCCCCTAGAGGTCTGTCCAAGCAACCAGCTCCAAGCATGGACATTGCTGCTTTCTCTCCCGCTGATCAGGTGACGACTCAAGCCCCTAGAG GTGATGACCCAAGCCCCTGTTGA
- the LOC123396398 gene encoding actin cytoskeleton-regulatory complex protein PAN1-like isoform X1 produces the protein MEDPDDGENLDLWDLFNHYDELYFRGALDAAAFAVEWAYPRTKNITCFGSCSFGDLRKITLYEPILQYRTNADLKNALLHLMIHAIIFVKHGMKRLSHGPVFRDWMDAINTCTTEDYMRPPGGYCITTTHDFSEEKSCNIQGIQWKCELCGVTLLRATRMAPPSDSSCCIENVSEHVTCGNMLCQWHNHKMGCGGTYVVTKPPGQRMVPKGTQLLLLTGPTEMTKSQGAVQQSDSDSDEMQKTIVLCAAPRSRRRLKPKQEFVAWDNIELLPTVSRSNVKSVGCSSSKKAEDVLLSKLKWKQTSVTSLGSCENAKSSGSNTSRKAGKLKLEQEDVKSSAPLKKLKLVQDLAASEKYGAFSLGSCNAKPPGSSTSRNAGCNAKPPGSSTSRNAGKWRNSEGVEKSIVPRPTAFPQKTKLVTFEKRGAAKLSKTITPDKVGKLHTSDVIENSSVLPSTPPKKLKLGKDFVALEKHGVATSGSITTDKVSKLHKPEGIQKACGLPAAPLAKLKPDLVASEKNVDCGNAKVPDNISSKMAHKEHEHGGSQKHISLHVAPQTTLKQPDETSSRLKARKQHKPEDFPKVSVKPAVPQSKLKQSNRAALERQTTRSKTKSSARKKEYVCFSLWQNFYESECSSGSAESLVNKRSVRRKRQRQRTVQITYSRSRKRSASEVSSELAKPPSQHLEVIVIDDEVMTEDPRGEWKPPAPCMDGGTVKPTDKVMTEAPRGQSKPPTPSKDLAAAAPPADQVMAEAPRGQSKPPAPPKDVPAVPTADQMMTDAPRGLSKQPAPSMDIAAFSPADQVTTQAPRGQSQPPAQRMDIAIPPADQVMTQAPVGQSQPPAPNMDIAALSPADQVMTQAPRGQSQPLAQRMDIAIPPADVPPADQVMTQAPVDQSQPPAPCSIAADQVVPPHSADPPGLAPSNPTSCPDVIDISDDD, from the exons atggaggatCCGGACGACGGCGAGAACCTGGACTTGTGGGACCTCTTCAACCACTACGACGAGCTCTACTTCCGCGGCGCGCTCGACGCCGCCGCCTTCGCCGTCGAGTGGGCCTACCCGCGCACCAAGAACATCAC TTGCTTCGGATCCTGTTCCTTTGGAGACCTGCGCAAAATAACACTCTATGAGCCCATCCTGCAATATCGCACAAATGCTGATCTGAAGAACGCCCTGCTGCATCTGATGATTCATGCAATCATATTTGTAAAGCATGGTATGAAGAGACTCAG CCATGGTCCTGTTTTCCGTGATTGGATGGATGCCATCAACACTTGCACCACTGAGGATTACATG AGACCACCAGGTGGCTATTGTATCACCACTACCCATGATTTCAGTGAGGAAAAATCCTGCAACATCCAGGGCATTCAGTGGAAG TGTGAATTGTGTGGCGTTACACTTCTGAGGGCAACGAGGATGGCACCTCCATCTGATTCCTCCTGCTGTATCGAGAATGTTAGCGAACATGTAACCTGTGGCAACATGCTTTGCCAGTGGCACAA CCACAAGATGGGTTGTGGTGGTACATATGTGGTAACGAAACCACCAGGTCAAAGGATGGTTCCAAAAG GTACACAGTTGCTTCTTCTGACTGGACCAACTGAAATGACCAAGTCACAAGGTGCTGTACAACAATCAGATTCAGATTCCGATGAAATGCAGAAAACAATTGTTTTGTGTGCTGCCCCTCGGAGTCGGAGAAGATTGAAGCCGAAGCAAGAGTTTGTTGCATGGGACAATATTGAACTTTTACCTACAGTGAGTCGCAGTAATGTAAAATCAGTGGGTTGTAGCTCCTCAAAGAAGGCAGAGGATGTCCTTCTGAGCAAACTGAAGTGGAAGCAAACATCTGTTACATCTCTAGGGAGTTGCGAGAATGCGAAATCGTCGGGAAGTAACACCTCCAGGAAGGCGGGAAAGTTGAAGCTAGAGCAGGAAGATGTTAAGTCTTCTGCACCCTTGAAAAAATTGAAGCTAGTGCAGGACTTGGCTGCATCGGAGAAATATGGAGCTTTTTCTCTAGGGAGTTGCAATGCAAAACCACCAGGAAGCAGCACATCCAGGAATGCAGGTTGCAATGCAAAACCACCAGGAAGCAGCACATCCAGGAATGCAGGCAAGTGGCGCAACTCCgagggtgttgagaaatccattgTACCGCGGCCTACTGCATTCCCCCAAAAAACGAAGCTTGTTACATTCGAGAAACGTGGGGCTGCAAAACTATCAAAAACTATCACCCCAGACAAAGTAGGCAAGCTGCATACGTCGGATGTCATTGAGAACTCCAGTGTCCTGCCTTCCACGCCCCCCAAGAAACTGAAGCTAGGGAAAGACTTTGTAGCATTGGAGAAACATGGGGTGGCAACATCAGGAAGTATCACCACAGACAAAGTAAGCAAGCTGCATAAGCCTGAAGGCATTCAGAAAGCATGTGGTCTACCTGCTGCACCTCTCGCAAAATTGAAGCCAGACTTGGTTGCATCGGAGAAGAATGTGGATTGTGGCAATGCAAAGGTACCGGACAATATCTCCTCAAAGATGGCACACAAGGAACATGAGCATGGAGGGAGTCAGAAACACATTTCTCTGCATGTTGCCCCTCAAACTACGCTCAAGCAACCGGACGAGACCAGCTCCAGATTGAAGGCAAGAAAGCAGCATAAGCCTGAAGACTTTCCCAAAGTAAGTGTTAAGCCTGCTGTCCCTCAGAGTAAGCTGAAGCAATCAAATCGTGCCGCATTGGAGAGGCAAACGACAAGGAGCAAAACTAAGAgctctgctaggaaaaaggagtaTGTTTGTTTTAGTCTTTGGCAGAACTTCTATGAGTCAGAATGCTCGAGTGGATCGGCCGAATCACTTGTGAACAAAAGAAGTGTGCGAAGAAAAAGACAGAGGCAACGCACAGTTCAGATAACATATTCACGGTCAAGGAAGCGAAGTGCCAGTGAAGTTTCATCTGAACTAGCGAAACCACCATCTCAACACTTGGAGGTCATTGTTATCGATGACGAGGTGATGACTGAAGACCCTAGAGGTGAGTGGAAGCCACCAGCTCCATGCATGGATGGTGGTACTGTCAAGCCCACTGATAAGGTGATGACTGAAGCCCCTAGAGGTCAGTCTAAGCCACCAACTCCATCCAAGGACCTTGCTGCTGCTGCCCCTCCCGCTGATCAGGTGATGGCTGAAGCACCTAGAGGTCAGTCCAAGCCACCAGCTCCACCCAAGGACGTGCCTGCTGTCCCTACTGCTGATCAGATGATGACTGATGCCCCTAGAGGTCTGTCCAAGCAACCAGCTCCAAGCATGGACATTGCTGCTTTCTCTCCCGCTGATCAGGTGACGACTCAAGCCCCTAGAGGTCAGTCCCAGCCACCGGCTCAGCGCATGGACATTGCCATCCCTCCTGCTGACCAGGTGATGACCCAAGCCCCTGTTGGTCAGTCACAGCCACCAGCTCCAAACATGGACATTGCTGCTTTGTCTCCCGCTGATCAGGTGATGACTCAAGCCCCTAGAGGTCAGTCCCAGCCACTGGCTCAGCGCATGGACATTGCCATCCCTCCTGCTGATGTGCCCCCTGCTGACCAGGTGATGACCCAAGCCCCTGTTGATCAGTCACAGCCACCAGCTCCATGCTCCATCGCCGCTGATCAGGTGGTTCCACCTCACTCGGCTGATCCACCCGGTTTAGCTCCTTCAAATCCAACCAGTTGCCCTGACGTAATAGACATTTCTGATGATGACTGA